The Nostoc sp. PCC 7524 nucleotide sequence TCCTCTCGCGCCGCTTGTCATTCAAAGTGCGAAAGTAAGTGAGGACATCTTGTTCTGCACCAGCAACTTTAATCGCTTGTACAGAACTAAAGATTTCTCCTAAAATTCCGGTCACTTTTTGAGTTGCTTGACGGCTAGCTTGGCGATATTTTTTAATACGTGTTTCTGCTTTTTGGATAATTACTATCATTCCCACTAGGGGCAGGAAAACGAATAGTGTCATGGGTACATTGACACTTAATAAAATAACTAAAGAAAGAACAGCAAATATTCCTTCTCCAAATATTTCTGATACCCAGGCTACATTATCTTCAATGTGTTGGGTATCATCTCGAAAGTAGCTAATTACTTCACCTTGGGATACAGATTTATCAGTATCATCCTGAGTTACCTTAATTTGAGCATGAGGATTATTTAAGAGACGTTCTAATAAATTTCTTCTCAGTAATGACCTCATGGTAAAACGGTGTTGAGTTTTGGTGATGCGTCCTATCAATATCACCAAAATATGCCCCAAATTCAAAGCAACAAAACCTGCAATAAATGCCCAAGGTGATAAACCAAATTGAGCTTTACCTGTGAGACTATTAAAGAATTCTCGAATAATCAGTCCAGGTAGGGCAGGTAAGCCCATAATAAAAATCCAGAAGCAAGTATCAATTAAGTAAAGCTTTGGTTTATAGCAAATTAGTTGCCATAATAATTGCCAACCAGCAAGTTTTTTTGTTGATAAAATCATAATATTGGGGATTGAAGATTGGGGGTTGGGGATTGGGAAAGGTCTAAAAGTATGGGTGATGAGTTAGGAATAAGAAGAGGAGTCTACTTTTAATACCTAGTTCCCAGTCCCTGATTTAAACTAATAAATCTGTTAAACCGGCTTTTAATAATTGGGTAAAACGTGAATTAGGATTGTTTGCTAGTTCTTCGCGTTCACCGTATTCACTTACTTTACCTTTGTCTAAAATTAAGATTTGATTGGCTCTTTCTACGGTGGCTAAACGATGGGCGATAATAATCGCGGTTCGTCCCATCAATAATTTATCTATAGCTCTTTCAATGAGTTTTTCTGTCATCGGATCGAGGCGTGAAGAGGCTTCATCTAGAATGACTAAACCGGGGTCTTTGAGAAATACGCGGGTAAAGGCTAATAGCTGCGCTTGTCCTGCTGACAAACCGCTACTATCTGGGCCTAAGTTGGTTTCTAAGCCATTGGGTAAAGAGTGCAACCATTCTGACAAGCCCAACATTTCTATTGTTTCATAGATGCGATCGCTAGTAATATCAGGGTTGAAAAAAGTCAGGTTATTGCGAACTGTGGTTTGAAAAAGTTGCACATCTTGAGTTACTAACCCGACTTTCCTCGGTAATTCTTTGAGTGGGGTTTGGTCGATAGGTACACCCCCCAACCGAATTGAACCCAATTGTGGGTCATACAATCTCAAGAGTAATCGCGCTAAAGTTGTCTTACCGCTTCCTGTACGTCCCAGTAACCCCAAAACCTGACCCGCAGGTAAATTAAAAGATACATCTTGCAATACCAAATCCCCAGTCCCTAGTCCCCAGTCCCCAGTCCCCGCTCCCCGGTCATTGTACCCAAAAGAGACATTCTCAACAGCTATAGACAGCGCACCTGGAGGAAGTGATTTTTCGCCGCTTGTACGCAATTGAGATTGAACTTGCAATAAGTCTGTAATGCGGTAAATACTCGCATCTGCTTGCTGGAGGTCTTCAAATTGGTTGCGAATCTGTTCAATCGGTTCGCTGAGAATATTGGTGTAGTAATACAATAGGTAAACTGTACCGATGGTAATTGTCTGTTGACTCCACAGGTAAGCACCAACTATGAGAGCAACGACACTGCCTAACGTAAATATACCGTTAGTTGTCACCCAAAGAATTGTATCGGCAAAGCGGGCTTTATGAAAGATGGGTAGCCAGTTACGAATAATTGTATAGAAGCGGTGCATGACATAGTTTTTTGCACCATTAGCACGAATGTCTTCCATCCCTGTTAGCTGTTCACCTAAGAAGCCAAAAAACTCAGCACTAAATTGGCGATAACCTCCCCAATGGAAAACTGAAATGCGACGCAACTTAATCAGAGTAGATAAGGCGATGAGAGCAAACGATAAAATAGCTACACCGGCTCGCCAATCTTCTATAAACAGCACTATGATTACACCCAACACCATGAGCAAATTACCCAAGATGTGAATAGTAAATTTTGAGAAAAATTCTGATAAATTCTGCACATCGCCGTCTATGCGTTCGACTAATTCGCCTGGTGTACGGTATTTGTGGAAGGATAAATCTAGTGTTAAACAATGCTCTACTAAATCTGCACGCAAATTATTAGTAGCTGTCCAGGCGACGTTTTCACCGTAGAATGTGGCGGTAATTGACATTGCTTGGGTGATTAAGGCTACAACTATAAATAACAAGGCCGCTAGTAGTAATTTTTGGCTATCCCCACCAGCAACAGCTGTATCAATGAAATAGCGTAAAATTTGGGGGTTGAGGATTTGTAAGGCGATGCTAACGAGGAGTGCGATCGCAAATTTAACTACTCTACCCTTTTGCGGCTTGAGATAGTCTACAAGTAAGTTCCAATATTGCTGTAGTCCGATTTTCATAAAACTTTAGCTATAAACAAGCCTGATTTTGGAGGCTGAGATCAGAAGCTGTCTGAGGGCAGTAGAGAATTTTTCTCAGCTAATTCTCGTATTTTACGGCTAATTATGCCTATTTATTGCATTTTTATCTGCTCTTCCCCCAATAACTGAGAAAAATATGCAAAAATTTTGTATTGTCCACCACAAAATACAGGTATAAAAACAGTTTATCCTTATTATTTAGTGATAATTAATCTAAATAAATGCTTATTTGCTGTATTTAATCACAAATACGGCTCATCCTGACTTGGTATTGAGAGACACCAAAATATATTGCTTATAGTTATGACAATCACAATTTCACAACAAGCATTTTGGGATTTATTTGTAGATATACCAGAAACAGAAACAACTGCGCCGATACTCCGATCCACATTAGGAGAATCCTGGAATATATTTGATACTTTTTGTTCATTTCCACCAGAAATAGGTACAGGTTTTTGGGGAGAAATAGAATTACGGGATGGGTTACACTTAGCAATTTCAGAACATCAATTACATGACGATTTAGTTATAAAAAATCCTGAACGACAACATCCTTTAGAATACAGTTTTTATCTAGCAA carries:
- a CDS encoding ABC transporter ATP-binding protein yields the protein MKIGLQQYWNLLVDYLKPQKGRVVKFAIALLVSIALQILNPQILRYFIDTAVAGGDSQKLLLAALLFIVVALITQAMSITATFYGENVAWTATNNLRADLVEHCLTLDLSFHKYRTPGELVERIDGDVQNLSEFFSKFTIHILGNLLMVLGVIIVLFIEDWRAGVAILSFALIALSTLIKLRRISVFHWGGYRQFSAEFFGFLGEQLTGMEDIRANGAKNYVMHRFYTIIRNWLPIFHKARFADTILWVTTNGIFTLGSVVALIVGAYLWSQQTITIGTVYLLYYYTNILSEPIEQIRNQFEDLQQADASIYRITDLLQVQSQLRTSGEKSLPPGALSIAVENVSFGYNDRGAGTGDWGLGTGDLVLQDVSFNLPAGQVLGLLGRTGSGKTTLARLLLRLYDPQLGSIRLGGVPIDQTPLKELPRKVGLVTQDVQLFQTTVRNNLTFFNPDITSDRIYETIEMLGLSEWLHSLPNGLETNLGPDSSGLSAGQAQLLAFTRVFLKDPGLVILDEASSRLDPMTEKLIERAIDKLLMGRTAIIIAHRLATVERANQILILDKGKVSEYGEREELANNPNSRFTQLLKAGLTDLLV